A single window of Sphingobacteriales bacterium DNA harbors:
- a CDS encoding TPM domain-containing protein, producing MLMLILSISIQAQEDFSDDKNIPERPNPPKLVNDFAHMFNDYDVYKLEQKLVAYDDSTSTQIVVVTVETLSGYAEDDYALRLGRKWGIGQKGKNNGILVLISKEERAISIELGYGIESYITDTDAKRLIDNVMIPYFKQGEYFTGVDIATSDLIAMLQGTYQNDELNSNNGDFTTFIIIFIIILIFIIFISSKTNGGGGNYTGGSGGWTWTSGSGSGWSGGSSWGGSSGGGGFGGFGGGSFGGGGASGRW from the coding sequence ATGTTAATGCTTATTCTTTCAATATCAATACAAGCACAAGAAGATTTTAGTGATGATAAAAATATTCCTGAAAGACCAAATCCTCCAAAACTTGTCAATGATTTTGCACATATGTTTAATGACTATGATGTCTATAAGTTAGAACAAAAATTAGTTGCTTATGATGATTCTACATCAACTCAGATTGTTGTAGTAACAGTAGAAACATTGAGTGGATATGCAGAAGACGACTATGCATTAAGATTAGGAAGAAAATGGGGCATAGGTCAAAAAGGAAAAAACAATGGAATATTAGTTTTAATATCGAAAGAAGAACGTGCAATAAGTATAGAATTAGGTTATGGTATTGAAAGCTATATCACAGACACAGACGCAAAAAGACTGATAGACAATGTAATGATACCATACTTTAAACAAGGTGAATATTTTACTGGTGTTGATATTGCAACATCAGACTTAATAGCAATGTTACAAGGTACCTATCAGAATGATGAATTAAATTCTAACAATGGTGATTTTACTACATTTATAATAATTTTTATTATAATATTGATTTTTATTATATTTATATCATCAAAAACAAATGGTGGTGGCGGAAACTACACTGGCGGAAGTGGTGGCTGGACATGGACTTCAGGTTCTGGCTCAGGTTGGAGTGGTGGCTCATCTTGGGGCGGAAGTTCAGGTGGCGGTGGCTTCGGAGGTTTTGGTGGAGGCAGTTTTGGTGGTGGTGGTGCCAGCGGAAGATGGTAA
- a CDS encoding response regulator transcription factor, giving the protein MSMINVFIVDDHQIFLDGIVSLLEDEDMIHIAGTAHNGKEALEKINNIKNINVVLMDINMPEMDGIEATKQLRITHPDIKILMLTMHSEPRFIKECIEIGAKGYVLKNISKDDLLNAIQHVYNNKSFLDSIAQEQLINAVSSVDEHEDDKQYDHLVSQITQRELEVLQLIALGLTSQDIANKLFISKNTVETHRKNMLSKFNVNNTAALLKIAYKKGLV; this is encoded by the coding sequence ATGAGTATGATTAATGTTTTTATTGTTGATGACCATCAAATATTTTTAGATGGTATTGTTTCTTTGTTGGAAGATGAAGATATGATCCATATTGCTGGTACAGCGCATAATGGAAAAGAAGCATTAGAGAAAATAAATAATATTAAGAATATAAATGTTGTACTTATGGATATCAATATGCCAGAAATGGATGGTATCGAAGCAACAAAACAATTGAGAATTACTCATCCAGATATTAAGATTTTAATGCTGACAATGCACAGCGAACCAAGATTTATTAAAGAATGTATTGAAATTGGTGCAAAAGGATATGTGCTTAAAAATATTTCTAAAGATGATTTATTAAATGCCATTCAACATGTGTACAATAATAAGTCATTCTTAGATAGCATTGCACAAGAACAATTAATTAATGCAGTATCTTCTGTTGATGAACATGAAGATGACAAGCAATATGACCATTTAGTTAGTCAAATTACTCAAAGAGAATTGGAAGTATTACAACTAATTGCACTTGGATTAACTAGTCAAGATATTGCTAATAAATTATTCATTAGTAAAAATACAGTTGAAACACATAGAAAAAATATGTTATCAAAATTCAATGTGAATAACACCGCAGCATTATTGAAAATAGCTTACAAGAAAGGATTAGTTTAA
- a CDS encoding MerC domain-containing protein — protein MHNHKHQANKLSIFLSIACAIHCLMMPFVVVFLPFLSVYFEQYHWVEILIVFSTIILGTNSILHGYKYHHQNKIPAYLFVLGIGFLTTSTILHFAFDMHNTIQQSINIFGAIMCAFAQIYNLKLSRN, from the coding sequence ATGCATAACCACAAACATCAAGCAAATAAATTAAGCATATTTTTGTCTATAGCATGTGCTATACATTGTTTAATGATGCCATTTGTTGTTGTATTTCTACCGTTTCTTTCTGTATATTTTGAGCAATATCATTGGGTAGAAATCTTAATTGTTTTTTCTACCATTATCTTAGGTACAAATTCAATTTTGCATGGGTACAAATATCACCATCAAAACAAAATTCCAGCATATTTATTTGTATTAGGCATTGGTTTTTTAACAACATCAACCATTTTACATTTTGCATTTGATATGCATAATACTATACAACAAAGTATTAATATTTTTGGTGCTATTATGTGTGCATTTGCTCAAATTTACAACTTAAAATTAAGTAGAAACTAA
- a CDS encoding transcriptional repressor, with the protein MENFEKKLKAHHLRITPIRVELLSYFSKIKRAISHTEIEAHYNHQFDRVTIYRTLNSFIENGIIHKVSDNSNIAKFALCNHDACEHTHEDNHVHFKCLKCEQIECLHQLVVPQFKLPKNYTISTANLLIEGTCANCA; encoded by the coding sequence ATGGAAAATTTTGAAAAAAAATTAAAAGCGCATCATTTAAGAATTACGCCAATAAGAGTAGAACTACTTTCCTATTTTAGCAAAATAAAAAGAGCTATTTCGCACACGGAAATAGAAGCACATTATAATCATCAGTTTGATAGAGTTACGATATATAGAACATTAAATTCATTTATAGAAAATGGTATCATACATAAAGTTTCTGACAATAGTAATATAGCAAAATTTGCATTGTGTAATCATGATGCATGTGAGCATACACACGAAGATAATCATGTTCATTTTAAATGCTTGAAATGTGAACAGATTGAGTGTTTGCATCAGCTTGTAGTGCCACAATTTAAGTTGCCAAAAAATTATACAATTTCTACTGCAAATTTATTGATTGAAGGAACATGTGCCAATTGTGCGTAA
- a CDS encoding LemA family protein produces MKKIFQILIIALASTMLSGCSYNSIIGLDESTKEAWSNVEAAYQRRLDLIGNLVETIKGSGKFEKETLTEVINARSKATSVQLNADDITPENMAKFQEAQSQMSGALSRLLVTIEKYPELKTTAQYAELMNELNRTENRINIARRDYNSAVKQYNTTIRSFPTNITAMLFKFKEKEMFKADPGAEKAPKVQF; encoded by the coding sequence ATGAAAAAAATATTCCAAATTTTAATAATAGCATTGGCAAGCACTATGCTATCTGGTTGCTCTTACAATAGCATTATTGGTTTAGATGAAAGCACAAAAGAAGCATGGTCTAATGTAGAAGCAGCCTATCAAAGACGTTTAGATTTAATTGGTAATTTAGTAGAAACGATTAAAGGCAGTGGAAAGTTTGAGAAAGAAACGCTAACAGAAGTAATCAATGCAAGATCAAAAGCAACATCAGTACAACTAAATGCAGATGATATTACACCAGAAAATATGGCAAAATTTCAGGAAGCTCAATCACAAATGAGTGGCGCACTTTCAAGATTATTAGTAACGATAGAAAAATATCCTGAATTAAAAACTACTGCACAATATGCTGAGTTGATGAATGAACTGAACAGAACAGAAAATAGAATAAATATTGCACGAAGAGATTATAATAGTGCAGTAAAACAATACAACACAACAATACGTTCTTTTCCTACAAATATCACAGCAATGCTATTTAAGTTTAAAGAAAAAGAAATGTTTAAAGCTGATCCTGGAGCAGAAAAAGCACCTAAAGTTCAATTCTAA
- a CDS encoding DUF1232 domain-containing protein codes for MNTIIDKLIKEAESIIASDGKISQLIDAFFLKLGETSEKFYLLQDNLIALGRMLKAWFDGEYKNISTTSIIAVVAAMVYFVNPLDLIPDFIPIIGQIDDMLILGYLIKILNKEIEKFMAWEQERAV; via the coding sequence ATGAATACTATAATCGACAAATTGATTAAAGAAGCTGAAAGTATTATTGCATCTGATGGAAAAATCTCGCAACTAATAGATGCTTTTTTTCTAAAATTGGGTGAAACTTCTGAGAAATTTTATTTATTACAAGATAATCTTATTGCTCTTGGAAGAATGTTAAAAGCATGGTTTGATGGTGAGTATAAAAATATTTCTACAACATCAATTATTGCTGTTGTAGCTGCAATGGTTTATTTTGTAAATCCTTTAGATTTAATTCCTGATTTTATTCCAATTATAGGACAAATTGATGACATGCTTATACTTGGCTATCTCATAAAAATATTAAACAAAGAGATAGAAAAATTTATGGCATGGGAGCAAGAAAGAGCTGTGTAA
- a CDS encoding TPM domain-containing protein, whose amino-acid sequence MSNSVKDFLSKDAQQRITKAIQIAEKNTTGEIRIRIDAHTKTENILDDATRVFYELKMDKTVYNNGVLLYIAVKDKTYYIVGDTAINQIVHQQFWDTIAAEMNGYFSKQEFEAGIIHVIEKIGQTLHQYFPINELKNDNELSDDISFG is encoded by the coding sequence ATGAGCAATTCTGTAAAAGATTTTCTTTCTAAAGATGCGCAGCAACGTATTACAAAAGCTATACAAATAGCAGAAAAAAATACTACTGGCGAAATTAGAATTAGAATAGATGCACATACAAAAACTGAAAATATTTTGGATGATGCAACAAGAGTTTTTTATGAATTAAAAATGGATAAAACAGTGTACAATAATGGTGTTTTGTTATACATTGCAGTCAAAGATAAAACCTATTACATTGTTGGCGATACAGCAATCAATCAAATTGTACATCAACAATTTTGGGATACCATTGCTGCTGAAATGAATGGTTATTTCAGTAAACAAGAATTTGAAGCAGGAATCATACATGTTATTGAAAAAATAGGACAAACACTACACCAATATTTTCCAATAAATGAGCTTAAAAATGATAACGAGTTATCAGATGATATATCTTTTGGATAA
- a CDS encoding serine hydrolase — MKRLFKLILTIAVIYVLALFFAPKFVSNGLKYWFSNVDDYKKFTNNTIEKSSTPIAWQKAENYNKKELDKATEQYMNERKTCAFLVIQNGKILTEKYYDDYNENTISASFSVAKTVNAMLVGKLIEQGKIQSLDDDVKKYIPELTQIPDGKLKIRDIITMSGSIDWKESYWNIFSLTAESYYGEDLNKMMSKLKLKSNEKPGTIWEYQSCCTQMLGYIIKKASGKTIAAYTHEVLWQPLGMENDALWSTDKKDGIEKSFCCINATARDYAKLGYFMLNKGKVDSTQIINEAWINAMTQPATHLKTADGRICDWYGYQTWIINHENMQIPYFRGVHGQLIYVVKEKNAVIVRLGKKIEKKNIDAHEQNDDIKAYLKFGLDMLE; from the coding sequence ATGAAAAGATTATTTAAGCTAATTCTAACTATTGCAGTAATTTATGTTTTAGCATTATTTTTTGCACCAAAGTTTGTGAGCAATGGATTAAAATATTGGTTTTCTAATGTAGATGATTATAAAAAATTCACAAACAATACAATTGAAAAATCGAGTACTCCAATAGCTTGGCAAAAAGCAGAAAACTACAATAAAAAAGAACTTGATAAAGCTACTGAACAATATATGAACGAACGAAAAACTTGTGCGTTTTTAGTAATTCAGAATGGAAAAATATTGACAGAAAAATATTATGATGACTATAACGAAAATACTATCTCTGCTTCATTTTCTGTAGCAAAAACTGTAAATGCAATGTTGGTTGGAAAACTAATTGAGCAAGGAAAAATACAATCTTTGGATGATGACGTAAAAAAATACATTCCTGAATTAACGCAGATTCCTGATGGGAAATTAAAAATTAGAGACATTATAACGATGAGTGGAAGTATTGATTGGAAAGAATCATATTGGAATATATTTTCATTGACAGCAGAATCATACTATGGTGAAGACTTAAATAAAATGATGAGCAAATTGAAACTTAAAAGCAATGAAAAACCTGGAACTATTTGGGAATACCAAAGTTGTTGTACACAAATGCTTGGTTACATTATAAAGAAAGCAAGTGGCAAAACTATAGCAGCATATACACATGAAGTACTTTGGCAACCATTGGGCATGGAAAATGATGCACTTTGGAGTACTGATAAAAAAGATGGTATAGAAAAATCATTTTGTTGTATTAATGCAACAGCAAGAGATTATGCAAAGCTTGGCTATTTTATGTTGAATAAAGGAAAAGTAGATTCAACACAAATCATAAACGAAGCATGGATAAATGCGATGACACAACCTGCTACGCACTTAAAAACTGCTGATGGTAGAATTTGTGATTGGTATGGCTATCAAACATGGATTATTAATCATGAAAATATGCAAATTCCATATTTTCGTGGTGTGCATGGACAGTTAATTTATGTTGTAAAAGAAAAGAATGCTGTAATTGTAAGATTGGGTAAAAAAATAGAGAAGAAAAACATTGATGCTCATGAGCAAAATGATGATATCAAAGCATATTTAAAATTTGGATTAGATATGTTGGAATAG